The Candidatus Nanogingivalaceae bacterium DNA segment ACAGCTTGCGATTCTTGTTGCTTACTAGCCCACTTTTGAACGGTGAAGATTTTGCACTTCACGACAAGGATGTTTCAGATGTTGCGCGCAAGCTTTCGATGATTTGGAACATGTATGATTTCTTCACAATGTATGCCAGTGTTGACGGTTGGGAATTTAACGGCGAACTCAAAGATCCTTCAAAAGATCTAGAAAATCCACTTGATAAATGGATTGTGAGTCGTGTTCACGAGCTTCGAAACGAAATTACAGAAAACATGGACGTTTATAACATTCCACGTGCGCTTGAAGGTGTTTTACCATTCCTCGATGATGCTTCGAACTGGTTTGTGCGCCGTTCACGACGTCGTTTCTGGAAGAGTGAAAATGGTGCCGATAAACTTCAAGCTTATCAAACGCTTCACTATGTTTTGAGCTATCTTGCGTTGATTCTTGCACCATTTGTACCGTTCTTGGCAGAAGAGCTCTGGAGTAAAATGGTTAATGATGGTTCAGTTCACTTGAAAGATTGGCCAGAAGCTGGTGAAATTGATAAAGACTTGATTGCTAAAATGGCTGAAGTTCGCGGTTATGTGAATGAGGCTCTCGCGCTTCGAGCAAAGAACGGCATGAAGATTCGCCAACCGCTTGCTAGTGTGAAAGTTCCAAAAAATGCTGATACTTTCGATTTTACGCCAATTCTAATGGAAGAATTGAACGTTAAAGCTGTTGAATATGGTGGCGAAGAAGTTGATTTCGACTTTGAACTAACTCCTGAGCTCCGTGCGGAAGGTTTAATGCGTGAGATTATTCGCCACATTCAGGCCACACGTAAGAAAGCTGGATTAAATGTTGATGATCGAATTGAACTTAACTTTACATCTGAAAATACTGAAGTTCTCGATGCGTTTAAAAAATTTGAACAAGAAATTTCGAAAGAAGTTCTGGCTACAAAAGTTGAAATTTCAGAAGATGAACTTGACTTTACTCAAACTGTAAAAGTTGAAGGTTCTGAAGCAAAAATTTCACTCAAAAAAGCTTAGCCAAGATATTGACAATCAAAATAACTTATGCTATAATACAAGCATAAGTTATTTTTTAAACAAAAAACATAAAAAATCAAAAGGCAAAAATGGAAAATTTTAAGATAAACGATTATAGTACGAACGAGCAGGATAAAAAGTCTCTTGAACGAGAGAGTAATTTTGAAGAGTTTCAAGATTTTAAATTCGATTCTTTCGAAAGCTTAAATTCTGAACAGCAAAAAGAAATCGAAAAAACACAAGAGAGTTCAAAAAATGAAGCTCTTGAGAATTTGAACGATATTTATGCGCGCGAACGAAACACCGATCGCGAAAACAGTAGTTTTTTCTTGCGAGATGATGAAATTAAAAACTTGAATATTGTGCATTTCGAAGATTATGACGCAAACTTCGAAACTTATGAAGGTCGCGAAAACGAATTCAGTTTGCGTGAAAATCAATTTAAAACGCAAGAAGAACTTGTTCAAGAAATTAGCACAATGAAATCTGTTCGCCGAGAAGTTCCAGCAGGGCAACGTTTCTCAAATATTATTCGGGCAATTTCTGGAAAAATTGCAGCTTAATATCTGGCAAAAAGAAAATCGGTAGAAATATCGATTTTCTTTTAAAAAAGTGTTGACATTTTATTACGCTTGTGGTAAAATACGGGAGTAAATAAATTAAAAATAAACAAGGACAGAAATGAAGAACGGGAATAATCTCAATCCTACACCTGACACAAGTAAGTCTTTTGAGGAAGCTTATGGTGCTTGGGATACTCTGCAAGAGGAGTTAGCCCAGCAAAAGCGTGAAGAAGAACTTGCAAAGGGTGCAGAAAATTACGAGAAAGCTGTTCGTGATGCGATCGATAAAGGTGATCAAACTGCCTTTAACGAGATGGCTGAACGTGACGAGCACTATCGTAAAATGGAAAATGGTGAAAATCGAATAGATGATGAACAGCCATACGAATCTTCAGTACTTTCGCAAGAAGAAATGGCACAAGCTGTAAAATCTAGCGATGAAATTCAAAAAATGGATTTGCTTGCTCGTAGAGTCCAAAATGCTGGAAGCGACGAAGCTAAAGCAAAATACCAACAACAACTAGTTGAACTTTCGAATGATTTTTCGAAAGGTGAAGGTGCTATTGCAGTTAAAGATTGGCACGACCAATCTCAATGGGATTTTCGAGAAGCTAGTCAAGCTGAAGGATTCCGCCAAAAAGTTCTTGATTCAATTTGGGAAAAAGCAATGGAAACTCCAAAAGCTGACGATCAAGAAAATGATAACTCAAATGACAATGATCAAGAACCGCAGGTTGCTGATAATATAGATAATCAACAAGCTCAAAACGTTGATAATATCGATGATCAAAAAGTTAGTGTTAACTATAATGTTGAAAATAATATCGACAATCAAAAAGTTAGCGTCAATTATAATGTTGAAAATAACATTGATGATGAGCAGAAGCCAGAAATGATTGAACAAAACGAGTATGAGAAGAAATTTGACGAAATGCTCGTAAATGGCGCAACAGCTGATGAATTAGCAAGATATCGTCGTTCAATTCGCGCAGACTTTATTAATACAGGAGAAATGACACCTGAAAATAAAGAGATGTTAAAGCGTATGGAAAAAGTTGGTTATGCAGTTGGCGATATTGCACGAGAAAACGCTAAAGATACAGAAAACAATGCCGAAGAAAAAGTTGGACGATTCCAAAAACTCAAGAAAAAAATTGGTAAAAATATCTTGAAACTTGGCGCATTAGCTGGTCTTGGTATAACTGTATTCGGAGTTGGTCGCCAAGCTACTGAGTCGGTTCGTACTAACAATAGTGAACCAAAAGTAGAAAATAAAACTAAGACAGAACTTGGTGATGTTTCTGCGACTGAATTCAGCAAACATGCAAGCTTTGATAGCAGCAATGCTCAAGAGCAAGAAAAGAACTTTAATAACGGAAAATACGATTCAGAAAATAACGACTACAATAAAGTTGATCAAAAAGAGAATCAGTATTCGATTGGTACAAGTGTAGCGGAACTTTCAAATGAAGACTTCCAGAAAAATATGATTGAATCGCACAGTGAAGATGACATTGAATATATGGGACAATTCTTTGTTAACGATTCTGAAGCGGCTCAAAAATATTTGGGAATGTCGAACGGCGAAGTTGACAACTTAGTTGATGCTGCACGAAACGGCGACCAATCTGCTTTCCAAAAATTGAATGAAGCTTATTCAAACTATATGGCTGGCGCTAAAGTTGTTGGTCAAGAAGCTTTGGAAGGTGATTATTACTCAATCTTTGTGAATGGTGATAAAAATTATGCTCACTCTGAAGGTGCGTTTGGCGGAACAGCGCGTGTTGTTCAATTGAAAAATGGTCAACAAATTTTGATCCGTGACCAATGTAAGCAGTTGATGATGAAGAAGCAGGTGAATGTTCCTAGCGGATGGACAACTCCAACAATTCCGTTTGGTCAAACTTATACTCCACCCGCTCCAAACACACCACCAACACCGGAAACTCCACCGGAGACACCTCCAAACACTCCACCGGAAACTCCACCGGAGACACCTCCAAACACTCCACCGGAAACTCCACCGGAGACACCTCCAAACACTCCACCGGAAACTCCACCGGAGACACCTCCAACACCGGAAACTAAGTTTACAGAAGATCAGTCAATCTATAACTACGGCGGCTCTGTAACTAAAATGGATGCTGGAGAATTAACTCAAGCTCCAACTGCGGCAGAAGAAGCTGGTAAGGCGACTTATGATGTAGCACCAGGTGCTGAAACTACGATTGCTGCTGAAGGTATAGATAGTAGTATCGATAACTCAAATATAGCTAACCAAGCTAGTCAGTATGGTGGTGAAATAACTACTGATCAAGCTGCAGCACAAGCTGCGCAACAAGTTGAGGCTTCAGCAAATGCGCAAGCTAATGCTCAAGATCAAAATCAGTCTGTAAATATCGGTGGTCAGAATATTTCATATGATGATATTCAAAGAGCACAGAACGGGCAATAATTTAAAAAATAAAAAAGGCAAAAAATGTTAATTAAAAATAAAGTACAAAATTTGGGGGTTGCAGTAATTGCAACCCTCGTCGGGGCAGCATTTTTTGGTTCAACAGCATTTGCTTATGGGCCAGAACGGCAAACTTTTACTGCCGAAAACCCTGCAGATCATGTGACATTTAACTCTATCACAAACAACCCAACAGTTGGTGATGAACGAAATTTCGTTCGAGTTCGCCAAGTTGGTAGCGCACAATTTGTTGACAGTGTTGATATTGTTCCTGGTCAAGAATATGAAGTTTATGTCTATTACCATAATAATGCAAAAAGTTCTTTAAATTCAAAAGAAAATAATTATCGCGGTATTGCACTAGATGCAAAACTTCGAACAATTCTACCTTCAAAAATTGCTAAAGGTGGAACAGAACGAGTTATTGCAGAAATTACTGCAAGTAATGCACGACCACAAAAAGTTTGGGATGAATCTACATTGCGATCACCTTCGCGAGAAGTTGCGTTGCGATATATCCAAGGTTCAGCCAAAATCACAACAAAAGGAAGCATTAATGGTCAAGCTATTTACGGTGAAAGTCTTCTAGGCAGCGGCGTAAAACTTGGTTTTGATGGTCTAAACGGTATCCTTCCTGGATGTGATCACTACTCAGGTTATATCACATATCGATTTAAAGCGGACTATCCTGATTTTGAAACAACTAAAACTGTTTCAAAAGCTGGTGCAAATTCATTTGCAAAAAGCCAAACTGTAGGTATTAATGACGAAGTTGAATTCAAAGTTACTTACAAAAACACTGGAACAACCCTTCAAAGTAATGTTAATATTAAAGATATTCTTCCAGCAGGTATGACACTTGTTCCTGGAACAACTCGAATTACAACTCCATCAGACCAAACTGGTAAAACTTTAAACGATGATATTTCAAAGGCTGGAATTAATATCGGAAATTACTCAGCTGGTGGTTCAGCAACGGTAGTGTTCCGCGTAAAAATTGATTCTTCAAAATTAATTTGTGGAGCTAACACTTTCACAAATACCGCACAAGCGATTACTCAAAATGGTGGAAAATCTGATTCTGCGAAAGTAGTTGTTCAAAAGAATTGTACACCACAAGAGAAAAAAGAATATTGTGAAATTCCTGGAAAAGGTAATTTGAAGAAAGATGATGTAAACTGTAGCGATAAATGTAAAATCCCTGGTCTTCAACATCTTTCAGCTAACGACGCGAACTGTGCTGAAGTTCCAACAGAGCTTCCACACACTGGTCCTGCTGAAGCTGCAATGATGGTAATTGCGATTATGGCAATCACAGGTGCTGTAGCATACTGGTTCCGAAGTCGTGAAGAGATGAAAAAAGCGACTGCAGGTCTTGCAACAAAAGCAAACGACATCGTTGATCACAAAGCAACAAAAACTGAAGCTAAAAAATCTGAAAAAGTAGAGAAAAAATAGTTTCAAAAAATAAATAAACCTCGTTAAGTCGGGGTTTATTTTTGTTTTTGAATGATTATTGGGTGTTAAAAAGTTCAAAATGCTTATGTCGCACAATTTTTAAAAATAGCAATAAAAAATACCTCTTGAGTAGGGAGGTATTTTCGATATAATGGCTGGCCGCCTTTTTATTATTTAATCGAAGTAATTTCGATTTTAGTATATTTTTGACGATGTCCGTTTTCTTTGTGAACGCGTTTTTTAGCTTTGTAGCGAATCACACGGATTTTTTCGCCCTTAACAAGTTCGTCAACAACTTTAGCGGAAACTTTCACGCCTTTCACAAAAGGAGTTCCAACTTCCACTTTGTCGCCATCAATAAGCATCAAAGCGTCAAGTTTGAGCTCTTTTGTTCCTTGCGGGAGGAGGTCCACCAGAAGGGTCTCTTTTTCGCTAACGATAAATTGTTTACCGCCAACTTTTATGACTGCTTTTTTCATAAAATCCTCATTTAATTTAATATCTTTATTATTCTATCATAGAAAAACTTAAAAATCAAGTTAAAGTTTATAAATGGTTCTTTTTAAAAGGTTATGGTTTTTTCAAAAAAAGTATGATATAATGTAGATATTATGAAGGTGATTTCGATAACCAATCAAAAGGGAGGGGTTGGTAAAACTACCAGCGCTATTAATATTGCTTACTATATTGCCAAGCGTGGTTTTCGAACACTTCTAGTTGACTTTGACCCGCAAGGAAATGCAACTAGTGGTCTCGGTATAGATAAAAATGAGCTTGAATTTACTATGGCAGATGTAATTTCTGGCGAAAAAGAATTAAAAGATATTATTATTAAAACTAATTTTTCGAAATTAAGCATTGCGCCCAGTACACCTGTTTTAGCTAATGCCGAGGTTGAGCTTGCATCGGTTAAGGGTCGTTTTTCACGGTTAAAAGATGCTCTAAAAACTGTTGAAGCTGATTTTGATTATATTATTTTAGATTCACCACCAAGTTTAAGTTTACTCACAGTTAACGGCTTTATTGCTAGTGATTACTTAATTTTACCTGTTCAGGCTGAGTTTTACGCAATGGAAGGCCTTGGGCAGTTGTTGGAAAGTATGAAGCTCGTAAAGAAGGGGATGAATCCAAATCTTGAGCTTTTAGGTGTTTTGCCAACAATGGTTGATGCAAGAACCACTTTAGGAAACCAAGTTCTTGAAGAGATTAAAAAATTCTTTCCAGATAAGATTTTTTCAAATGCGATACCTCGGAATATTCGCCTAGCTGAAGCGCCAAGCCATGGTGTGCCAATTGGTGTTTACGATAGGTTTAGTAAAGGTTCGCGTGCATATAAAGCTGTTGCGAAAGAAGTCATTCAACGCATAGAAAGGGGTAAATAATGGCGAAAAAAGGTCTTGGCCGAGGTTTTTCTTCACTTATTCCTACAGAAATGCTCGTTGATGAAAAACTTGACTCAGAACTAGGTTTGGGGCAAGTTGATGGTGAATTGAAAGAAATTAAAGTAAGTGATATTTCACCAGATCCAGAGCAACCTCGTAAATATTTTAACGACGAAAAGCTTAAGGAGTTAGCTAGCTCCATTGAAATTCATGGTGTTTTGCAGCCGATTGTGGTTGTTCGAAAAGATTCAAAATTTTTAATTGTTGCTGGTGAGAGGCGATATCGTGCTTCAAAGATTGCTGGCCTGAAGAAAATTCCAGCAATAGTTCGTGAATTTTCAGACCAGAAACGATTAGAGCTTAGCTTGATTGAAAACATTCAACGTGATAATTTGAACGTTCTTGAAACGGCTGAAGCATATGCGAAACTTCGTGAACAATTTAATTTAACAGCTAAGCAAATTGGCGAAAGGGTTGGTGGAAGAAGCGAAAGTGCCATTCTGAACACTCTTCGATTATTAAAACTTCCAAAAATCGTAAAAGATTGTATTTTGGCGGGAAAAATAAAAGAAGGACAAGCTCGACCACTACTTAAGATTGATGAAAAAACAATAGAGAAAATCCTTCCAAAGATTATTGAAGAAAATTGGAGTTCTCGTAAAATTGAACAATTTTTGGTAAATTACAAGAAGCAGAATGAAGGTGATAAAAAATCTGAATCTAAAAAAATGAACAGCAATCCTTTCGAAAAAACCGTTCAACATATTTCAAAACGATTGAGCGCTCCAGTAGATATTAAAACTTCAGCGCGTGGTTCTGGTAAAATTGTAATTAAATTTAAAACTGAAGAAGAACTCAAAAGACTTGAAGAAATTCTTTCAAAATAAAAAAACCGAGATTATTCTCGGCTTTTTTATATTCTTTAGACTTGTTTATATTCGAAATTTCTAATTTTGTTAAATGGGAAAATTCGAAAGGCGACAGGTCCAACAATTTTATACAAGGGAACTGTACCAAGGCCACTCCTTGAATCGTAAGAATTATTACCTTCACGGTTATCGCCAGAAACGAATATTTCATTTTCTGGAACAGTCCATTCACCGTCGTGACTTGTATAACTTTTTGGTTCATGGTTGAAATTGTCATCTGGATTGAAGCCGTTTGGATGGTTTTTATTATAAACTGTTAACTTACCATTTTCAACTTTAACTTTTTCTCCAGCAAAGGCAATCACGCGTTTAATAATGTATTGATCTCGCATCCCTTCAATATATTGTGGATTTTCGAAAACAATAACTTCACCACGCTTTGGTGTGAATTTTGTATTTGTAAGGTTTGCCCAGGTTGTCTGAAGGCGACTAATAATCACTTTATCTCCGTCGGCAAAAGTCGGATCCATACTTGAACCTACTACCGTAAAGCTTTGAAAAATAAAAGTGTTGATTAAAATAGTTCCTAAAGTCACGCAAACTATAAAAATAAAAATCCCAAAAGTGTCGGCTGCCCAAGGATGCCGTTGCCAAAAATTACTCTTCATTTTTCCATTTTAACATGTTTCTTGAAGCTTTTCAATTATGGTTATTTTTTGAAATGTGTGATATAATGAAAGAAGTATGGATTTTATTAAAATTTCGAAAAAGAATTCTTTTTGGGGAAGTATTGCACATATTTTTCTAAATATTATTTTAGCGGTAACCATATGGCTTTCAATTTACATTACAAAAACGCCGTGGGTTGCAATATTGTTAGTATTTATTAGTAAATGGCGAACTTTTGCGGTTCGACCAAGGTTTTGGCTTGCAAACGTAAAATCAAATCTTGTAGACTTGATTTTCTCTTTAAGCCTAGTTATTCTAATGTTTTCAACGGGTGTTGATTATATAATTTCGCAAGGTTTCTTGCTTGCAGTTTATATTTTTTGGCTAACAATAATTAAACCGCACTCATCTGAAAACTCTATGAAGATTCAGGCATTATTAACAGTGTTTTTCGGTTTATCAGCCTTATATTCTATAACTTACGCTTGGGGCGAAATTCCAGTTTTCGTGGCTGCTTTCTTGCTTGGGTATGCTACTCTTCGTCATATTCTATCTTCTCGCGTAAATAAAAATATTGAGATCTTAAGCTTATTTTGGGGAATGATTTTAGCTGAATTTGCATGGATTTTTAATTTTTTGGTAATCGGCTACAGGATTCTTCTTGCACCATATTTTAACTTTGTTATTCCACAGGCTGCGATAATTTTAACAGTTTTGAGCTTTGTTGCTTTTGATGTTTTGGATAGCGGAGAAGAGAAGAAGAAAGATATAAAAGAGCTTTTACCGGAAATTATTTTTGCTACAATTTTGATTTTAACGCTGTTAATATTCTTTTCAACAATTCCAGTTGCGAAAAGCTAATTTAGAAAATGAGGAGGAAAAATGGATAATAAACCAGATAACGAATTACAAACAAAAGAACTGCAAACGAAAAATAATTCAAAAAACCAAATTATCATAGCGGTTGTTTTAACTACATTGGTTTTTGGTACAATTGGTATCTTTCAGTTATTTTCAATATTTGGATCGAAAATAAATCAAGGTGCGTCAATTAATTTTTCAAATAGCAATGAGAATTCAAGTTTTTCAAAACAGTCTGATTCGAATTCGATCGAATCGGTTGCGAGTAGAGTTTCGCAAAGCGTAGTTTCGATTGTTGGAAAAAGCCAAAGGTCTTTAAGATATTTTAGTTCATCGGTTGAAACGGCTAGTGCTGGAACGGGGATTATCGTTAGTGAAAACGGATATATTTTAACAAATAAGCATGTTGTTTCAAAAGCTTCTGAAATTTCAGTTGTTACGAGTGACG contains these protein-coding regions:
- a CDS encoding DUF11 domain-containing protein, which codes for MLIKNKVQNLGVAVIATLVGAAFFGSTAFAYGPERQTFTAENPADHVTFNSITNNPTVGDERNFVRVRQVGSAQFVDSVDIVPGQEYEVYVYYHNNAKSSLNSKENNYRGIALDAKLRTILPSKIAKGGTERVIAEITASNARPQKVWDESTLRSPSREVALRYIQGSAKITTKGSINGQAIYGESLLGSGVKLGFDGLNGILPGCDHYSGYITYRFKADYPDFETTKTVSKAGANSFAKSQTVGINDEVEFKVTYKNTGTTLQSNVNIKDILPAGMTLVPGTTRITTPSDQTGKTLNDDISKAGINIGNYSAGGSATVVFRVKIDSSKLICGANTFTNTAQAITQNGGKSDSAKVVVQKNCTPQEKKEYCEIPGKGNLKKDDVNCSDKCKIPGLQHLSANDANCAEVPTELPHTGPAEAAMMVIAIMAITGAVAYWFRSREEMKKATAGLATKANDIVDHKATKTEAKKSEKVEKK
- the rplU gene encoding 50S ribosomal protein L21, which translates into the protein MKKAVIKVGGKQFIVSEKETLLVDLLPQGTKELKLDALMLIDGDKVEVGTPFVKGVKVSAKVVDELVKGEKIRVIRYKAKKRVHKENGHRQKYTKIEITSIK
- a CDS encoding AAA family ATPase produces the protein MMKVISITNQKGGVGKTTSAINIAYYIAKRGFRTLLVDFDPQGNATSGLGIDKNELEFTMADVISGEKELKDIIIKTNFSKLSIAPSTPVLANAEVELASVKGRFSRLKDALKTVEADFDYIILDSPPSLSLLTVNGFIASDYLILPVQAEFYAMEGLGQLLESMKLVKKGMNPNLELLGVLPTMVDARTTLGNQVLEEIKKFFPDKIFSNAIPRNIRLAEAPSHGVPIGVYDRFSKGSRAYKAVAKEVIQRIERGK
- a CDS encoding ParB/RepB/Spo0J family partition protein, giving the protein MAKKGLGRGFSSLIPTEMLVDEKLDSELGLGQVDGELKEIKVSDISPDPEQPRKYFNDEKLKELASSIEIHGVLQPIVVVRKDSKFLIVAGERRYRASKIAGLKKIPAIVREFSDQKRLELSLIENIQRDNLNVLETAEAYAKLREQFNLTAKQIGERVGGRSESAILNTLRLLKLPKIVKDCILAGKIKEGQARPLLKIDEKTIEKILPKIIEENWSSRKIEQFLVNYKKQNEGDKKSESKKMNSNPFEKTVQHISKRLSAPVDIKTSARGSGKIVIKFKTEEELKRLEEILSK
- the lepB gene encoding signal peptidase I; the encoded protein is MKSNFWQRHPWAADTFGIFIFIVCVTLGTILINTFIFQSFTVVGSSMDPTFADGDKVIISRLQTTWANLTNTKFTPKRGEVIVFENPQYIEGMRDQYIIKRVIAFAGEKVKVENGKLTVYNKNHPNGFNPDDNFNHEPKSYTSHDGEWTVPENEIFVSGDNREGNNSYDSRSGLGTVPLYKIVGPVAFRIFPFNKIRNFEYKQV